From the Mastacembelus armatus chromosome 14, fMasArm1.2, whole genome shotgun sequence genome, one window contains:
- the casr gene encoding extracellular calcium-sensing receptor yields the protein MRLVLYYLMLLGSSYVISMYGPHESAQMTGDILLGGLFPIHFGVASKDQDLAARPESTQCVRFNFRGFRWLQAMIFAIDEINNSSMLLPNITLGYRIFDTCNTVSKALEATLSFVAQNKIDSLNLDEFCNCTDHIPSTIAVVGAAGSAVSTAVANLLGLFYIPQISYASSSRLLSNKNQYKSFMRTIPTDEYQATAMADIIEYFQWNWVIAVASDDDYGRPGIEKFEKEMEERDICIHLNELISQYFEDHEIQALADRIENSTAKVIVVFASGPDIEPLIKEMVRRNVSDRIWLASEAWASSSLIAKPEYLNVVAGTIGFALRAGCIPGFREFLQHVNPKRDSHNGFVREFWEETFNCYLEDSSRIQESGSTSFRPLCTGEEDITSVETPYLDYIHLRISYNVYVAVYSIAKALQDILTCTPGHGLFANNSCADIKKMEAWQVLKQLRHLNYTNSMGEKMHFDENADMAANYSIINWQRSAEDGSVLFKEVGYYNIHSKRGAKLFIDKTKILWNGFSSEVPFSNCSEDCEPGTRKSIIDSMPTCCFECTECSDGEYSNHKDASVCTKCPNDFWSNGNHTFCFLKEIEFLSWTEPFGIALAICAVIGVVLTAFVMGVFVRFRNTPVVKATNRELSYVLLFSLICCFSSSLIFIGEPQDWTCRVRQPAFGISFVLCISCILVKTNRVLLVFEAKIPTSLQRKWWGLNLQFLLVFLCTFVQVMICVVWLYNAPPSSYRNHDIDEIIFITCNEGSVMALGFLIGYTCLLAAICFFFAFKSRKLPENFTEAKFITFSMLIFFIVWISFIPAYFSTYGKFVSAVEVIAILASSFGMLACIFFNKIYIILFKPSRNTIEEVRCSTAAHAFKVAAKATLKHNTASRKQSSSNDESSASTPSSSISLKTNGNDCDSASGKHKPRVSFGSGTVTLSLSFEESRRSSLM from the exons ATGAGACTTGTCCTGTATTATCTGATGCTGTTGGGATCTAGTTATGTCATCTCAATGTATGGGCCCCATGAAAGTGCACAGATGACTGGAGATATTTTGCTTGGAGGTCTTTTCCCCATACACTTTGGAGTTGCCTCCAAAGACCAAGACCTTGCTGCCCGGCCAGAATCCACACAGTGTGTCAG GTTCAATTTCCGTGGGTTTCGTTGGCTCCAGGCCATGATTTTTGCGATTGATGAgataaacaacagcagcatgCTCCTGCCCAACATCACTTTGGGCTACAGGATCTTTGACACATGCAACACAGTGTCGAAAGCCCTGGAAGCTACCCTTAGTTTTGTGGCCCAAAATAAAATTGACTCCCTGAATTTAGATGAATTTTGTAACTGCACTGATCACATCCCATCAACTATCGCTGTAGTAGGTGCAGCTGGATCTGCTGTCTCAACAGCAGTTGCAAACCTGCTAGGACTTTTTTATATTCCTCAG ATCAGCTATGCCTCCTCTAGTCGCTTACTGAGCAACAAGAATCAGTACAAGTCCTTCATGAGAACCATTCCTACAGATGAATACCAGGCCACAGCGATGGCAGACATCATTGAGTATTTCCAGTGGAACTGGGTCATCGCAGTGGCCTCTGACGATGACTATGGACGCCCAGGGATTGAGAAGTTTGAGAAGGAAATGGAAGAGAGAGACATCTGCATTCACCTAAATGAACTTATTTCTCAGTACTTTGAGGATCATGAAATCCAAGCACTGGCTGACAGGATTGAAAACTCCACAGCTAAAGTAATTGTTGTGTTTGCCAGTGGCCCTGATATTGAGCCCCTTATCAAAGAGATGGTCCGAAGAAATGTTTCGGATCGTATCTGGTTAGCCAGCGAAGCATGGGCAAGCTCCTCCCTGATTGCTAAACCAGAATATCTTAATGTTGTTGCAGGAACTATTGGCTTTGCCCTAAGGGCAGGGTGCATCCCTGGTTTTAGAGAGTTCCTGCAACATGTCAATCCAAAGAGAGATAGTCATAATGGGTTTGTCAGGGAGTTTTGGGAAGAAACCTTCAACTGTTATTTGGAAGATAGCTCAAGGATACAAGAAAGTGGAAGCACTAGTTTTAGGCCTCTGTGTACTGGTGAAGAAGACATCACAAGTGTTGAAACACCATACCTGGACTACATACACCTACGTATCTCCTATAATGTGTATGTTGCAGTTTATTCCATTGCAAAGGCCCTGCAGGACATACTCACCTGCACACCTGGACATGGACTTTTTGCTAACAATTCCTGTGCAGATATAAAGAAGATGGAGGCATGGCAg GTCCTAAAGCAGCTCAGACATTTGAACTACACCAACAGTATGGGGGAAAAGATGCACTTTGATGAGAATGCAGACATGGCAGCAAACTACTCCATTATAAACTGGCAAAGGTCTGCTGAAGATGGCTCTGTGCTGTTTAAGGAGGTTGGATACTACAATATACACAGCAAGAGAGGAGCCAAATTGTTCATTGACAAGACAAAGATTCTGTGGAATGGGTTCAGTTCAGAG GTGCCATTTTCTAATTGTAGTGAGGACTGTGAACCAGGCACAAGAAAGAGTATCATAGATAGTATGCCCACATgctgctttgaatgcacagagTGCTCAGATGGAGAGTACAGCAATCACAAAG ATGCCAGTGTTTGCACCAAGTGTCCAAATGACTTCTGGTCCAATGGAAACCACACATTCTGCTTCTTGAAGGAAATCGAGTTTCTCTCCTGGACAGAACCATTCGGGATAGCTTTGGCCATATGTGCAGTAATTGGTGTTGTCTTGACAGCCTTCGTCATGGGAGTCTTTGTCAGATTTCGCAACACGCCAGTAGTGAAGGCCACAAACAGGGAATTGTCTTATGTCCTTCTGTTCTCACTTATATGTTGCTTCTCCAGCTCTCTCATCTTCATTGGAGAGCCACAGGACTGGACATGCCGTGTACGTCAACCTGCCTTTGGAATCAGCTTTGTTCTCTGTATCTCCTGCATCCTTGTGAAGACTAACAGAGTGCTTTTAGTATTTGAAGCCAAGATCCCTACAAGTCTCCAACGAAAATGGTGGGGATTAAACTTGCAGTTTCTATTGGTGTTTCTATGCACATTTGTCCAAGTCATGATATGTGTGGTCTGGCTCTACAACGCCCCTCCTTCCAGCTACAGGAATCATGATATTGATGAGATCATATTTATCACCTGTAATGAGGGCTCTGTAATGGCTCTTGGTTTTCTAATAGGGTATACATGCCTCCTGGCAGCTATATGCTTCTTCTTTGCATTTAAATCACGGAAACTACCAGAAAACTTCACAGAAGCCAAGTTCATTACTTTTAGTATGCTTATATTCTTCATTGTTTGGATCTCTTTTATCCCTGCATACTTTAGTACTTATGGcaagtttgtttcagctgtgGAGGTCATTGCTATTCTGGCATCTAGTTTTGGGATGCTGGCCTGTATCTTCTTCAACAAAATCTACATCATCCTCTTCAAACCCTCACGGAACACCATTGAGGAAGTTCGATGCAGCACTGCAGCCCATGCGTTCAAAGTGGCTGCCAAAGCTACACTAAAACATAACACAGCTTCAAGAAAACAGTCCAGCAGCAATGACGAATCTTCTGCCTCGACTCCATCCTCATCCATCAGCCTCAAAACCAATGGCAATGACTGTGACTCGGCTTCAGGAAAGCACAAGCCAAGGGTGAGCTTTGGCAGTGGAACAGTGACTCTGTCCTTGAGCTTTGAGGAGTCGAGGAGGAGTTCTCTGATGTGA
- the LOC113142900 gene encoding cationic amino acid transporter 2, which translates to MCGAKILLVLQSLSRLKPLEPEGEVSSFQRCLTTLDLVALGVGSTLGAGVYVLSGEVARDVAGPSIIISFLIAAVTSIFSGLCYAEFGARVPRTGSAYLYCYVTVGEIWAFITGWNLLLSYIMVTSSVARAWSGNFDFLISDVIANSLGKQAAMDLPGLAPYPDFVIYFLCVFFLGILAFGVKESATLNNILTTVNILVLLFVILSGFIKGDINNWCISEDSLQYRNNTLLNETIRYGSGGFFPFGFEGTLAGAATCFNAFVGFDHIATTGEEVQNPQKSIPLSIVVCLLICFLAYFGVSAALTLMMPYYLLSVQSPLSAAFAYIGWDAANYAVAVGSLCALSTSLLGVMFPMPRVIFAMARDGLLFRPLSKTSDRQSPVIATLTSGVVAAVMALLFDMKALIDMISIGILFAYALVAICILILRYQADLSDDSSFSKEPFSFSGVLYPPSQATIRTSKNVSVLTVFVSFLAITLSLCISRAVDSLQALEWWILLCVSVIVLMLVLIILIIWRQPRSKTKAVFMVPFVPLLPIVSIFINVYLMVQLGSHTWIRYAVWMAVGVIIYFGYGVHHSVQKQRLHNAHN; encoded by the exons ATGTGTGGTGCAAAGATTCTACTGGTCCTGCAGAGCCTGTCCCGTCTGAAGCCTCTGGAGCCTGAAGGTGAAGTGTCCAGTTTTCAGCGGTGCCTGACCACCCTCGACCTAGTGGCTCTGGGAGTTGGCAGCACACTAGGGGCCGGGGTGTATGTGCTGTCTGGAGAAGTGGCCAGAGATGTGGCTGGGCCAAGTATCATAATCTCCTTCCTGATAGCAGCAGTAACATCCATCTTTTCAGGACTGTGTTATGCTGAATTTGGAGCTCGTGTGCCCAGGACTGGCTCTGCCTATCTCTACTGCTATGTGACTGTTGGAGAGATATGGGCTTTTATCACTGGCTGGAATCTGTTGCTGTCTTATATCATGG tgaCGTCCAGTGTTGCCAGAGCTTGGAGTGGGAACTTTGACTTTCTTATTAGCGATGTCATTGCCAACTCTTTAGGCAAACAGGCTGCGATGGATTTACCTGGATTAGCTCCCTATCCAGACTTCGTT ATATATTTtctatgtgttttctttctagGGATTCTTGCATTTGGCGTGAAAGAGTCAGCcactttaaataatattttaacaaCAGTTAACATACTGGTGTTGCTGTTTGTTATTCTCTCTGGCTTTATAAAGGGAGACATTAACAACTGGTGCATCAGTGAAGATTCTCTCCAATATAG AAACAACACGTTACTGAATGAAACCATCAGATATGGCAGTGGAGGATTTTTCCCTTTTGGGTTTGAAGGAACATTAGCAGGAGCAGCCACTTGCTTTAATGCATTTGTTGGATTTGACCACATTGCCACAACAG GAGAGGAAGTTCAGAATCCCCAGAAGTCAATCCCGTTGAGCATTGTGGTGTGTCTTCTCATTTGCTTCTTGGCTTATTTTGGTGTGTCTGCTGCCCTGACTCTCATGATGCCGTACTATTTGCTCAGTGTTCAAAGCCCACTGTCTGCTGCCTTTGCATACATTGGTTGGGATGCTGCAAATTATGCAGTGGCTGTGGGATCCCTCTGTGCACTGTCGACAAG CCTTCTAGGAGTAATGTTCCCAATGCCCCGTGTCATCTTTGCCATGGCCAGGGATGGACTGCTCTTCAGACCTCTCAGTAAAACAAGTGACAGACAGAGTCCTGTCATAGCCACGCTGACTTCAGGGGTTGTAGCAG CTGTAATGGCATTATTGTTTGACATGAAGGCACTGATTGACATGATCTCAATAGGAATCCTCTTTGCCTATGCACTTGTTGCCATATGTATCCTCATTTTGAG GTACCAAGCAGATCTCAGTGACGATTCATCTTTCAGCAAAGAACCCTTTTCATTTAGCGGAGTATTATATCCACCTTCACAAGCCACCATACGCACATcaaaaaatgtgtctgttttaactgtttttgtTA GCTTTTTAGCTATCACCCTAAGCCTCTGCATATCTAGGGCTGTGGACTCCCTGCAGGCCCTTGAATGGTGGATTTTACTTTGTGTCTCTGTAATTGTACTGATGCTGGTCCTCATTATCCTGATCATCTGGAGACAACCACGAAgtaaaacaaaagctgtttttatg GTCCCTTTTGTTCCATTGCTTCCTATTGTCAGCATCTTTATCAATGTTTATCTCATGGTTCAACTTGGCTCACACACATGGATTCGTTATGCAGTGTGGATGGCAGTAG GTGTAATCATCTACTTTGGTTATGGCGTCCATCACAGTGTACAGAAACAAAGGCTTCATAATGCACACAACTGA
- the arhgap31 gene encoding rho GTPase-activating protein 31: MKNKGTKQKSKKKGSENAFGCDLIEHLQSSGQDVPQVLKKCAEFIEKYGIVDGIYRLSGITSNIQRLRQEFCSEACPDLTKEVYLQDIHCVGSLCKLYFRELPNPLLTYELYSKFTEAVSVQGDHERLLYLQRIIRELPTPHFRTLEYLTKHLAHLATLSTKTNMHTRNLALVWAPNLLRSKDIDSSSSNGDMAFQEVRIQQSVVEFILNHTEQIFSNDSVQIKPKEGPSLMCGEKYATLPISGQCGPMKLMSLEEAQARSLSPNHPVHKERQRENSLPDTSTATLYHTVIDISDSKRKFSGKSKKWKSIFNLGKSVDSKGKLSRNGSVFIRAQGITEKAALRPSRSMESLCSLPTDDDRTGHNSPAGGPGNAFVPDVKSRTLGSDSLYDLNEHEPNWEFKGKKTGGATGGWSSSLNQKGSPGPPVPPQKTLPEQLKVFKGDDISGYKPTSPKNRRMLYSGSSHNSSSRPSFPGSFFPLESSPRHQRRAVNISEPFAVSVPLRVSAVISSNSTPCRGHAKDKAAALQPCKDTSEIGSNIGKSNTFPQLEPKKQEGTEKKNTEVLTSRIPSEDTSKEVMPQGQGGVNISEVELPFLTSASKDAAPSPGKELHNMPMAMQLGKGASTGKELWSEVHQVLRITEPEFDLLEDTSKPVLGSRSISEETKLTMDVKSKRSRSSPSLSLLCREQSSNTSLSDRVIATGSDSTKKQPSESDILFSLHNTFDAVVGRSTKTARSPDVVDETEKLLHQKITPVQTDVAAEQVKLPLKETCLDNVMNPLTTGDAPTVMGFSGAEDTNKSQEHESRQQDKTPSCDGTKTSVIREVEAVPRLSVCLETRRNTLELPNFDDDEGCGGNSEDLDLVEPWEDLSSTKQWVTSPLHSPDVEEFLNELSAFSSCGETLSLEQGKISSHAADNNKKPAIKSPERFSRSTGHASSSKPETKWMYLPSVPTRVSVNSNITAAPHTGKCSTTKQKNTVSSHKFYRQMSYEAATSEKREDNCFSRHRPYSLNLDLGHRCIRDISNQQNRDSSEFSSCQRGLLTSSGTVNNGLPSELELFLKDRQAPLRRNSAPVSVSSVRTAFMIKTCQAKAVPVVPPKVQYSQIPHSRHENDFDTVKEQDKEYPKMSTEKSNAAPPLLMSDLKEELENKEPAPKHQKHANVEKSAESEKTTSTPELPVITRRHAPSLEVFVDCPRPNKGNLLQRPSFRNRQRPQSLILLSPPFPIMDYPSSGDDGKLLSSIKSLNDTSGANVFSKEMSENFRTQEGITLQNKMTIPKSGQRLETSTSCFYQPQRRSMIFDSRSHRQIE; the protein is encoded by the exons ATGAAGAATAAAGGGACTAAGCAGAAGTCCAAAAAGAAAGGAAGTGAAAATGCGTTCGGCTGTGACTTGATAGAACATCTACAGAGTTCAGGACAAGATG TTCCTCAGGTTCTGAAGAAATGTGCAGAGTTTATTGAGAAGTATGGGATTGTGGACGGGATCTACAGACTGTCGGGGATCACCTCAAATATCCAGCGTCTCAG gcaggAATTCTGCTCCGAGGCGTGCCCTGACCTTACAAAGGAAGTGTACCTCCAGGACATCCACTGTGTGGGCTCCTTATGTAAGCTGTACTTCAGGGAGCTACCCAATCCTCTGCTCACATACGAGCTATACAGCAAATTCACT GAAGCGGTCTCTGTCCAGGGGGATCATGAGAGACTTTTGTATCTTCAGAGGATCATCAGAGAACTGCCGACCCCTCACTTCAG GACTCTGGAGTACCTCACTAAGCACTTGGCCCACCTTGCCACCTTAAGCACCAAGACAAACATGCATACACGTAACCTGGCCTTGGTATGGGCTCCAAATCTGTTAAG ATCTAAAGACATCGACTCTTCGTCTAGTAATGGAGACATGGCTTTCCAAGAGGTGCGGATACAACAGTCAGTAGTTGAGTTTATTCTAAACCACACAGAGCAGATCTTCAGCAATGATTCTGTGCAAATCAAACCCAAAGAAG GACCGAGTTTGATGTGTGGGGAGAAGTACGCCACGCTCCCGATCAGTGGCCAGTGTGGGCCGATGAAACTAATGAGCCTGGAAGAAGCTCAGGCCCGCTCTTTAAGTCCAAACCATCCTGTGCATAAAGAACGCCAGCGAGAGAACAGTCTGCCTGATACCAGCACTGCCACACTGTACCACACTGTCATAGATATATCAGACAGCAA GAGAAAGTTTTCTGGGAAATCTAAGAAGTGGAAGTCAATCTTCAACCTGGGAAAGTCTGTGGACTCTAAGGGAAAACTGAGCCGAAATGGTAGTGTGTTCATAAGAGCACAGGGGATAACAG AAAAGGCAGCTCTTCGTCCATCCAGGAGCATGGAGTCCTTGTGCTCCTTACCAACAG ATGATGACAGGACAGGGCACAACAGTCCAGCTGGTGGACCTGGAAACGCTTTTGTTCCAGATGTTAAATCCAGAACATTGGGATCTGACTCGCTGTATGACCTGAATGAACATGAGCCAAACTGGGAGTTTAAAGGGAAGAAAACTGGGGGGGCAACAGGTGGCTGGAGCTCTAGTTTGAACCAAAAGGGGTCACCGGGCCCTCCTGTGCCCCCTCAGAAAACACTGCCAGAGCAACTGAAGGTGTTCAAAGGTGATGACATCAGCGGCTACAAGCCCACATCTCCGAAAAACAGGAGGATGTTGTACTCGGGTTCCTCCCATAACAGCTCATCTCGGCCCTCCTTCCCgggaagcttcttccctctgGAGTCCTCACCGAGGCATCAGCGCAGAGCTGTCAACATATCTGAGCCTTTTGCTGTGTCCGTGCCCCTGCGTGTGTCAGCTGTTATCAGCTCCAACAGCACGCCATGCAGAGGGCATGCCAAGGACAAAGCAGCTGCTCTACAACCCTGCAAAGACACCTCAGAGATCGGCAGCAACATCGGAAAGAGCAACACTTTCCCCCAACTGGAACCAAAGAAGCAGGAagggacagagaagaaaaacacagaggtgcTGACCTCTAGAATACCGTCAGAGG ATACAAGCAAAGAAGTGATGCCACAAGGTCAAGGAGGGGTGAACATTTCTGAAGTGGAATTGCCGTTCCTCACAAGTGCAAGCAAAGATGCAGCACCATCTCCTGGGAAAGAACTGCATAACATGCCTATGGCTATGCAACTG GGAAAGGGAGCTTCTACTGGGAAAGAGCTGTGGTCCGAAGTCCACCAAGTACTGAGGATAACTGAACCTGAGTTTGACCTGCTGGAGGACACTTCCAAACCTGTTTTAGGCTCCAGGAGCATTTCTGAGGAGACAAAGTTAACGATGGACGTTAAGTCAAAGCGAAGCCGCagttctccatctctgtctttgttATGCAGGGAGCAGTCTTCAAATACCTCTCTGAGCGATCGTGTAATTGCCACTGGATCAGACTCGACAAAGAAACAACCTTCAGAgtcagacattttattttctcttcacaACACATTTGATGCAGTTGTTGGTAGAAGCACAAAAACTGCCAGGTCTCCTGATGTGGtggatgaaacagaaaagttacTGCATCAAAAAATTACACCTGTACAAACGGATGTTGCCGCCGAGCAGGTTAAACTTCCtttaaaggaaacatgtttaGATAACGTGATGAATCCTTTAACTACAGGGGATGCACCAACTGTTATGGGCTTCTCAGGTGCAGAAGATACCAACAAATCACAAGAACACGAAAGTCGTCAACAAGACAAAACACCCTCCTGTGATGGAACGAAGACGAGTGTGATTCGTGAGGTGGAAGCTGTTCCGAGGCTTTCGGTGTGTTTGGAGACGAGGCGTAACACTTTGGAGCTGCCAAACTTTGACGACGATGAAGGATGTGGAGGAAATTCAGAGGACCTGGACTTGGTGGAGCCCTGGGAGGATCTTAGCTCCACCAAGCAGTGGGTTACCAGTCCTCTCCACTCACCTGATGTGGAGGAGTTCTTGAATGAATTGTCAGCCTTTAGCTCTTGTGGAGAAACACTGAGCTTAGAGCAGGGAAAGATTTCATCTCACGCAGCTGATAATAACAAAAAACCTGCCATTAAGAGCCCTGAACGCTTCTCAAGAAGCACTGGTCATGCTTCGAGCAGCAAACCAGAAACCAAATGGATGTATTTGCCATCAGTACCTACACGGGTCAGTGTTAACAGCAATATCACAGCAGCACCTCACACAGGGAAATGCAGCACAACTAAACAGAAGAATACAGTATCATCTCATAAGTTTTACAGACAGATGTCGTACGAGGCAGCTACTTCTGAGAAAAGGGAGGATAATTGCTTTTCTAGACACAGGCCATATTCACTTAATTTAGATCTGGGGCATAGATGCATCAGAGACATTTCTAATCAGCAAAACCGTGATTCTTCAGAGTTTTCCTCTTGTCAGAGAGGATTACTAACCTCATCTGGAACTGTAAACAATGGGCTGCCCTCAGAACTGGAGCTGTTTCTGAAAGATCGACAGGCACCTCTGCGCCGAAATTCAGCACCGGTCAGCGTGTCGTCTGTGCGAACAGCCTTCATGATAAAAACATGCCAGGCCAAGGCTGTGCCTGTTGTCCCTCCGAAGGTGCAATACAGTCAGATACCTCACTCCAGACATGAGAATGACTTTGACACAGTGAAGGAACAAGACAAGGAATATCCTAAAAtgagcacagagaaaagcaaTGCGGCACCTCCTCTGCTTATGTCTGATCTAAAGGAGGAACTAGAAAATAAAGAGCCAGCCCCCAAAcaccaaaaacatgcaaatgttgAGAAATCTGCTGAGTCTGAGAAGACCACATCTACTCCAGAACTGCCAGTCATAACAAGGAGACACGCACCCAGCCTGGAAGTATTTGTAGACTGTCCCAGACCTAACAAAGGGAACCTCTTACAAAGACCATCTTTTAGGAACAGGCAGAGGCCTCAAAGTCTCATCCTGCTCAGCCCGCCTTTTCCCATCATGGACTATCCTTCATCAGGGGATGATGGCAAACTCCTTTCCTCCATCAAGAGTCTGAATGACACATCCG
- the b4galt4 gene encoding beta-1,4-galactosyltransferase 4 yields the protein MGFCLPVCKILRRGKYFVLLFLSLSLLAWIATFSGETVKSIQLSSATTQSLIRADSLTDKFKSWTATPEDLNTPPPKHECPQESPLLKGAVKLSFESSLKLKDVETENKGVTEGECEPVDCKARQSVAILIPHRNRERHLLYLLHHLHPFLQRQQLHYAIYVIQQAGDVTFNRAKLLNVGYLEALKDFSWECFIFHDVDLVPENDHNLYVCDNQPKHLVVGRNVTGYKLRYKGYFGGVTAMTKNQFLQVNGFSNTYWGWGGEDDDLRIRVEIQKMKIVRPPADVARYTMVFHKRDSGNEINKDRMRLLGRTPQVWRKDGLNSCSYKTLSVERLPLYVNVTVDIGKPQS from the exons ATGGGCTTCTGTTTGCCTGTGTGCAAGATTTTGCGCCGAGGGAAGTATTTTGTACTGCTCTTTCTCTCGCTGTCATTGCTGGCATGGATCGCAACTTTTTCAGGAGAAACTGTGAAATCTATTCAGCTTTCCTCCGCCACAACTCAAAGTCTTATCAGAGCAGACAGTCTGACGGATAAATTCAAATCTTGGACAGCAACACCTGAAGACTTAAACACTCCACCACCAAAACACGAATGCCCTCAGGAGTCACCACTGCTAA AAGGAGCTGTGAAACTATCCTTTGAATCCTCTCTTAAACTGAAGGATGTGGAAACTGAGAACAAAGGAGTGACTGAAGGCGAGTGTGAGCCTGTAGACTGTAAAGCGAGGCAGAGTGTAGCGATCCTCATCCCTCATCGCAACCGCGAGAGACACCTTCTCTATCTCCTGCATCACCTGCACCCCTTTCTGCAGAGGCAGCAACTGCACTACGCCATTTATGTCATCCAGCAG gCTGGAGATGTAACATTTAACCGTGCCAAGTTACTGAATGTTGGGTATTTAGAAGCACTGAAGGACTTCAGTTGGGAGTGCTTCATCTTCCATGATGTGGACCTGGTTCCTGAAAATGATCATAATTTATACGTCTGTGACAATCAGCCCAAACACTTGGTGGTTGGTCGGAATGTCACAGGATACAA GCTACGTTACAAAGGATACTTTGGAGGAGTCACAGCAATGACTAAAAACCAGTTTCTTCAAGTGAATGGATTCTCCAACACATACTGGGGCTGGGGTGGAGAAGATGATGACCTTCGCATCAG GGTTGAGATTCAGAAAATGAAGATTGTGCGGCCGCCAGCTGATGTAGCTCGCTATACCATGGTGTTTCACAAACGGGACAGTGGCAATGAAATAAACAAGGACAG GATGAGGTTGTTGGGACGAACACCGCAGGTATGGAGGAAGGACGGACTCAACAGCTGCTCATATAAGACGTTGTCAGTAGAGAGGCTGCCTCTTTATGTGAACGTTACTGTGGACATTGGTAAGCCACAGAGTTGA